A genomic segment from Nitrospira lenta encodes:
- a CDS encoding multidrug efflux RND transporter permease subunit: protein MNISAPFIRRPVATTLLTVGVTLIGLVAFRFLPVAALPQVEFPTINVSATLPGGSPETMATSVAAPLEHQFTRIAGVTEMTSTSMLGSANITLQFDLSRNIDGAARDVQAAIMAARSELPTTLPNSPTYRKINPADAPILILSLTSDLVSRGRMYDVASSILQQKLSQIEGVGQVTVGGGSLPAIRVDLNPTALNSYGIGLGDVRRMLSSTNVNRPKGQLSDGKRTWEVRSNDQLHTVEEYLPLIVSYREGRAVRLSDIATVEQSVEDLRTSGVANGVPAVLIIINRQPGANIIETVDRVRAILPQLEASIPGSMTLKVVVDRTPVIRASLHDVERTLAISVCLVILVVFLFLRDIRATLIPCVAVPVSLISTFGVMYLLDYSLDNLSLMALTIATGFVVDDAIVVLENISRYREQGMEPMQAALRGAREITFTVLSMTISLVAVFLPILFMGGMMGRLFREFAVTLSVAILVSLVVSLTTTPMMCARVLKAETGEPHGRWYRMSEWFFERLRRGYAGSLGWVLRHPRSMLVVTLATMAFSIYLYTIVPKGFFPQQDTGRMFGNIQAAQDISFQAMRQKLTEVVDIIKSDPAVDTVTGFSGGGVSGNTNAGRMFISLKPLEERQISVDQVIARLRPKLAKVTGAPTVLQAIQDLRIGGRASSAQYQYTLQSVDLAELNTWAPKVERQLRTLPEITDVNSDQQDKGLQSLVVFDRSTASRLGISPQLIDDTLYDAFGQRQVSIMYTPLNQYHVVMEVAPQYWQHPSTLQEIYVRSPTGAQVPLSAVTRYEPTNTLLLVNHQGQFPGVTLSFNMAPGASLGDAVQSIEKATREMGLPAGVQGTFQGAAKAFQASVNNQPFLILAALLTVYIVLGILYESYIHPLTILSTLPSAGVGALLALLLFKTELSMIALIGIILLIGIVKKNAIMMIDFALEAERKEGKTPEAAIYEACLLRFRPIMMTTMAALFGALPLALGTGVGSELRQPLGIAIVGGLLVSQLLTLYTTPVIYLYLDRVRLRFARLRRGREADRPLSSGTQLPDVQG, encoded by the coding sequence ATGAACATCTCGGCGCCGTTCATTCGCCGTCCGGTCGCCACCACCTTATTGACCGTCGGCGTCACGCTCATCGGTCTCGTCGCGTTCCGCTTCCTTCCCGTTGCCGCGCTGCCGCAGGTAGAGTTTCCGACCATCAATGTCTCGGCTACGCTGCCGGGCGGCAGTCCCGAAACCATGGCTACCTCGGTGGCGGCTCCGCTGGAGCATCAGTTCACCCGCATCGCCGGCGTGACGGAGATGACCTCCACGAGCATGCTGGGGTCGGCGAATATCACGCTGCAATTCGACCTGAGCCGCAATATCGACGGCGCCGCGCGCGATGTCCAAGCCGCCATCATGGCGGCACGGAGCGAACTGCCGACGACCCTCCCGAACAGCCCCACCTACCGGAAGATCAATCCGGCCGACGCGCCGATTCTCATCCTGTCGCTGACGTCCGATCTTGTCAGCCGGGGCCGCATGTACGATGTCGCCTCCAGCATTCTTCAGCAAAAACTTTCGCAGATCGAGGGCGTGGGGCAGGTGACGGTGGGCGGCGGCTCGCTTCCGGCGATTCGTGTCGATCTGAATCCCACCGCATTGAACAGCTACGGGATCGGACTCGGGGATGTCCGCCGGATGCTGAGCAGCACCAACGTCAATCGTCCCAAGGGACAGTTGTCCGACGGAAAACGGACTTGGGAGGTGCGGAGCAACGATCAGCTCCATACGGTGGAAGAGTATCTGCCCCTGATCGTGAGTTACCGGGAAGGGCGGGCCGTGCGGCTCTCGGACATCGCGACGGTCGAGCAGTCGGTCGAGGATCTGCGGACGAGCGGTGTGGCGAACGGCGTCCCGGCGGTGCTTATTATCATCAACCGGCAGCCGGGGGCCAACATCATCGAAACCGTCGACCGTGTGCGGGCCATCCTTCCTCAATTGGAAGCGTCGATCCCAGGGAGCATGACGCTGAAGGTGGTGGTGGACCGCACCCCGGTCATTCGCGCGTCGTTGCACGATGTCGAGCGGACGCTCGCGATCTCAGTCTGCCTCGTGATCCTGGTGGTGTTTCTGTTTCTTCGGGACATCCGGGCCACGCTCATTCCCTGTGTGGCGGTGCCGGTCTCGCTGATCAGTACGTTCGGCGTGATGTATCTCTTGGACTATAGCCTGGACAATCTGTCGCTCATGGCCCTCACGATTGCGACCGGGTTCGTTGTGGACGACGCCATCGTCGTGCTGGAGAACATCAGCCGGTACCGGGAGCAGGGGATGGAGCCGATGCAAGCGGCGCTGCGCGGCGCGCGCGAGATCACCTTTACCGTACTCTCGATGACCATCTCGCTGGTGGCCGTCTTCCTCCCGATTCTCTTCATGGGGGGGATGATGGGACGGCTCTTTCGCGAATTCGCCGTCACGCTCTCCGTGGCGATTCTTGTGTCGCTGGTCGTGTCGCTGACTACGACGCCGATGATGTGCGCCCGCGTACTCAAAGCGGAGACCGGCGAGCCCCATGGGCGCTGGTACCGGATGAGCGAATGGTTCTTTGAACGTCTGCGCCGCGGCTATGCGGGAAGTCTCGGCTGGGTCCTCCGCCATCCGCGCAGCATGCTCGTCGTGACCCTGGCCACAATGGCGTTCAGTATCTATCTGTACACCATCGTGCCCAAGGGATTTTTCCCCCAGCAGGACACAGGGCGCATGTTCGGGAATATTCAGGCCGCGCAGGATATTTCATTTCAGGCCATGCGGCAGAAACTTACTGAGGTCGTGGACATCATTAAGAGCGATCCAGCCGTGGACACCGTCACGGGATTCAGCGGCGGCGGCGTCAGCGGAAACACCAATGCCGGCCGTATGTTTATCTCGCTGAAACCACTCGAAGAGCGGCAGATCAGCGTCGATCAGGTGATTGCCCGTCTGCGTCCCAAGCTGGCGAAAGTGACGGGCGCCCCAACCGTGCTGCAGGCGATTCAAGATCTGCGTATCGGTGGACGCGCCAGCAGCGCCCAATATCAATATACGCTGCAAAGCGTCGATCTGGCCGAGCTGAACACCTGGGCACCCAAGGTTGAGCGGCAGTTGCGCACGCTGCCTGAAATTACAGATGTGAACAGCGATCAGCAGGACAAGGGGTTGCAATCGCTCGTGGTGTTCGATCGCAGCACGGCTTCCCGGCTGGGGATCAGTCCCCAACTGATCGACGATACGCTCTACGATGCCTTCGGTCAGCGGCAGGTCTCCATCATGTATACGCCGCTCAACCAGTATCACGTCGTTATGGAAGTCGCTCCGCAATATTGGCAGCACCCCTCGACGCTGCAGGAAATTTATGTGCGGTCGCCGACGGGGGCGCAGGTGCCCCTCAGTGCCGTGACGCGCTATGAACCGACGAATACGCTGCTGTTGGTCAACCATCAGGGGCAATTCCCCGGTGTGACGTTGTCCTTCAATATGGCTCCGGGAGCCTCGCTGGGCGATGCGGTTCAGTCGATTGAAAAGGCGACGCGGGAAATGGGGCTTCCGGCCGGCGTCCAGGGCACGTTTCAAGGCGCGGCCAAAGCCTTCCAGGCCTCCGTCAACAATCAGCCGTTTCTCATCCTCGCCGCGCTGCTCACGGTCTACATTGTGTTGGGGATTCTCTACGAGAGTTACATCCATCCCTTGACGATCCTGTCGACGCTGCCGTCCGCCGGAGTGGGCGCGCTGCTCGCGTTGCTCCTGTTCAAGACGGAGCTGAGCATGATTGCGCTGATCGGGATCATTCTCTTGATCGGTATCGTCAAGAAGAACGCCATCATGATGATCGACTTCGCCTTGGAGGCGGAACGTAAAGAGGGGAAGACTCCGGAGGCGGCGATCTACGAGGCTTGCCTGTTGCGCTTTCGGCCGATCATGATGACCACGATGGCGGCGCTGTTCGGCGCGTTGCCTCTGGCGTTGGGGACGGGGGTTGGGTCGGAATTGCGGCAGCCCCTCGGCATTGCCATTGTCGGCGGACTCCTCGTGAGCCAGTTACTGACGCTCTATACGACGCCGGTGATCTATCTCTATCTCGATCGTGTGCGGTTGCGGTTTGCGCGATTGCGCAGAGGTCGGG